A region of the Gemmobacter fulvus genome:
GTAGACCGCGGGCCTGACAAGGTCTGCGGACCTGCAGCCGCGCCCAAGGCAACGCCACGGGCGCGGCGCTTTTCCGAAATTTCCCAGATAGCGCAGCCGGTCGCCAGTCGCCCGGGGCGCAAGCACGGAGGTCGCTGGTGCGATGGCGAATGAAATCGTTCTGAAAATGGTAGATATCACCAAGGAGTTTCCGGGGGTCAAAGCACTCAGCCATGTGAACTTCGAGGCGCGTGCAGGTGAGTTGCTGGCCCTGATGGGCGAGAATGGCGCGGGCAAATCCACCCTGATGAAGGTGCTGTCGGGGGTTTGGCCCTATCCGACCTATACCGGCGACATCTATGTCAACGGGCAGAAGAAAACCTTTTCCGGCACCCGGCAGGCCGAAGAGGCGGGCATCGCCATCATCTATCAGGAGTTGAACCTGATCCCCGAGATGACGGTGGCCGAGAACATCTTTCTCGACCGGCAGTTCACCGATGCCCTCGGGCGGATCGACTGGGTGCGGTTGAATCACGAGACGAAGCTTTTGCTGGACGAGTTGGGCATCCGTGACTTTCAGCCCACCGACAAGGTGTCCAGCATCACCGTCGGCAAGCAGCAGATGGTCGAGATTGCCAAGGCCCTGTCCAAGAATGCGCGCATCCTGGTGCTGGACGAGCCGACATCGGCCCTGACCGACAAGGAGGTGGCCGACCTCTTCCGCATCATCCGCAAGCTGAAGGCGGATGGCGTCTGCATGTGCTACATCTCGCACAAGATGGAGGAAATCCAGCAGGTTGCCGACAGGATCGTCGTGCTGCGCGACGGCCAGACCATCGGCGATGTGACCCCGATCTCTGAAATCACGCTGGATCAGATCATCAGCCGGATGGTCGGGCGCGACATCAAGGACATGTTTCCCAAGCGCGTGGCGAAACCCGGGCGCAAGATCCTTGAAGTACGTGACCTTGAAGTCGATCACCCGACCCTTCCGAACGAAAAGCGGGTCAAGAAAACCTCGTTCAGCGCCTATGCGGGCGAGATTCTGGGGATTTCCGGGCTGATGGGAGCGGGCCGCACCGAACTGGTGGGCGGCATCTTCGGCGCCTATCCGGGCATGAGCCGGGGCGAAGTCTGGCTGGACGGCAAGAAGATCACCATCCGCTCACCGCGCGAAGCCATTGATCAGGGGATCGCGCTGCTGACCGAGGACCGCAAGGCCCTTGGCCTGTTCCTCAGCGAACCGATCAGCTTCAACACCACGATCAGTTCGCTGGAAACCATCAGCTCGAAGCTTCTGGGCGTGATCAACCACGCGCGTGAGCAGGAGCTGGTGACGGA
Encoded here:
- a CDS encoding sugar ABC transporter ATP-binding protein, which codes for MANEIVLKMVDITKEFPGVKALSHVNFEARAGELLALMGENGAGKSTLMKVLSGVWPYPTYTGDIYVNGQKKTFSGTRQAEEAGIAIIYQELNLIPEMTVAENIFLDRQFTDALGRIDWVRLNHETKLLLDELGIRDFQPTDKVSSITVGKQQMVEIAKALSKNARILVLDEPTSALTDKEVADLFRIIRKLKADGVCMCYISHKMEEIQQVADRIVVLRDGQTIGDVTPISEITLDQIISRMVGRDIKDMFPKRVAKPGRKILEVRDLEVDHPTLPNEKRVKKTSFSAYAGEILGISGLMGAGRTELVGGIFGAYPGMSRGEVWLDGKKITIRSPREAIDQGIALLTEDRKALGLFLSEPISFNTTISSLETISSKLLGVINHAREQELVTDYVKKLGVKAPSINTIIGTLSGGNQQKVILGKWLNAKPKVFILDEPTRGIDIGAKVEIYKLLHSLAEEGVAVIVISSELPEVLGISDRILVMAEGRIVSEFNRDTATKEAIMEYATGSVKGGNGR